The stretch of DNA GGTCGTCCCTGGCGGGCCGGTAGAAGCCGCGATGGTAGGTGCGCAGGGTCGGTGGCCAGGGGGCCGCGGCCGTCCACGGCTCGTTGAGCCGGGCGCCGTCCGGATCCGCGCAGGGCAGGAAGTGCCAGGTGACGTAGGGCGGTCCTGCCCCGGAGACGGCGTGGCGGGCGAGCGCGAGGACGGTGGCGAGACCCACCGGCTCGTTGGGGTGCGGGCCGCCGACCACCAGCAGGTGCAGGTCGCCGCCACGGACGGTCAGCAGCTCAAGGCTCTCGCCCCCGCGTGAGGAGCCGACCGGGGTCAGTCGGCAGGCCCGAGGAAAGATGTCCGCCAACTGTTCTATGGATGAACGGAGTTGGTACCAGGTGGGTGGCCTGGCGCCGAGGAGTCCGACGGCGGACGGGCGGGCCGGGCGCGGTCGCCGGGGTACGTCTTCCGGAGGTGTCACGTCGCTCTCCAGGGCTGGGGGCGGCCGGGGCCGGGCCCCGGAGTCGAGGGGTTGATCGTGAGGCGCGGTCGTCGGTCCCTGTCTCCGTTGTTGTCCCATGCGCCACCCCGCTGTGCCAGCGAGGCTTTTGGACAGGTTGAACGGGTCGGGCGGGCCGCGGTCGGGCGGGCCCATCGGGGGCGTGCGGAGCATCCGGCCCCCGTTCCCGGGGAGTTCCTGGTCGTACGGCCGTACCGGGTCACCGGGGCGCGCACGGCGGACCTCCGCTACCCGCGTGTACCCTCGGCTCCGAGCCGGGGGGCCGCACGACGACTGTCCCGCCGACCGTGCCCGACCCGAGTGCCGGACGCCGGAAGCCCCGGCGGAGCCAACGGAGACCCCTGTGAACAGCCCTCTCGCGACCGGCACCCGGTCGTACCGACGCTTCCACCCGGCCCCCGGAGCCCGCTCCCGGCTGGTGTGTTTCCCGCACGCGGGCGGCGCGGCCGGCACCTACACGGCACTCTCGAAGGAGCTGGCCCCCGACACGGAGGTCCTGGGCGTGCAGTACCCCGGACGTCAGGACCGCGCGGCGGAGAAAGGGGTCGGTGACATCCACGAACTGGCCGCCGGCGTCGTCGAAGAGCTGGTGCCGCTCCTCGACGACCGGCCGCTCGCCCTCTTCGGCCACAGCATGGGCGCCCTGGTGGCCTACGAGACGGCCAGGCTGCTCGAACACGAACACGGCGCCCCGGCCGCGATGCTCTTCGCGTCGGGACGCCGTGCCCCCTCCAGGCGCAGGGAAGGGGAGAGGAAGATCCACCTCAAGGACGACCAGGGACTGGTGGAGGAGTTGCGCGCGCTGGGCGGGACCGATGAACGGCTGCTCGCGGAACCGGCCCTGCTGGAGGTGATCCTGCCTCCCGTACGCGCCGACTACCGGGCGGTCGAGACGTACCGGCACCGCCCGGGTCCCGAGCCGCGTTGCCCGTTCACCGTCCTGGTCGGTGACGAGGACCCGAGGACCACCATGGAAGAGGTCGACGACTGGCGCCTGCACACCGACGGCGCCTGCACCGTGGAGGTGTTCCCCGGCGGCCACTTCTTCGTCCTCGATCGGACACAGGAGATCGCGGCGCTCGTCTCCGCACGGCTGCGGGGCCTCGCCCCGACGGCGTAGACAGCAGAGCAGGGCGGGCCGTGTCCCCTTGTCGGTCCACGGCCCGCCCTACGGCGTCTCGCGCCCGGTCAGCCCGCGGGGCTGAGGACGACCGAGCGGGTGAGGTTGGCCGGCTCGTCGGGGTTACGCCCCGCGGCGGTGGCGAGCTCGACGGCGAGGCGCTGGATCATCACGAGCTCCGCCAGCGGGTCGAGTACGGGCTCACGCAGCGTGGCACCCGTCTCGCGGATCCGGCCGGCCAGCTCGGCGGGGATCGGCGCCAGACTCCACACGGCGCGCCCCGGCGCGGCCACCGCGATGGGACCGTGCCGGTACTCCATGAAGGAGTACGACTCCGTCCACCACGCTGCGGCCTCCCTGACCTTCAGTGCGGCCTCGGAGGCGACTCCCGTGCTCCAGTCGGCGCCGAGGAAGGAGATCTGCTGGGCGCCGAGCAGCGCGGCGTCGAGCGGCGCCTCCACCGCAGTGACGACATCGGCCAGGGCCTGGTCGACAGAGAGCCCCGAGTGGGCACGGAGCAGCATGAGCAGCGTGGTGGGGAAGCGGGTCTGCACGACGGAGCGCTCGTCCGCGTAGTCGAGGCAGATGACGTCATCGGACAGCTTGGCGGCGGGGGAGTCGGCGACGCCGGTGATCGTGGTGGTGCGGGTGTTCGCCGGGCTCTGCTCAAGAGCGGAGATGACCTCGGTGGTGGTACCCGAGCGGGTCAGCGCCACCACCCGGTCGTAGCCCCGGTGGGTCCTCGCCTCGGAGGCGGGGTAGGCGTCGGTGACACCGAGACCCGCGGCCTCCCGCAGCTGGGCGTAGGCCTGGGCCATGAAGAGCGAGGTACCGCAGCCGATGACAGCGACCCGCTCACCCGGCGAGGGCAGGGCCGCCGCGTGCTGCGGCAGGTCCCGCACGGCGCGCCGCCAGCAGTCGGGCTGGGAGGCGATTTCGTCAGAGGTGTACGACATGGTTCTCCGTAGGGCGAGGGTGTTTTGGCGGGGCAGTGGTGGACCGCGTCAGGTGGCGGGCGGGGGAGCGCCCGCCACCTGACGCGCGGGGGCCGTCAGCTGCCGAGGGTCACGCGCAGCGACGGCTGGAGCAGCTCGCCGTGGGCGAGGACCATGGCGTCGCACAGCTCCCAGATGCGCTCGACGGGCAGGGCCCCGGCGGTAGCGGGGTCCACCATCGCGGCCTGCCTGATGGAGCGCGGGTCGTCCTCGATCGCGGCACGCACGACGAGGTCGTTCATGCTCAGGTAGTTGCGGTTGAGCGCCGCGCACTGGGCGGGCAGGGCACCGACGCGGGTCGGCTGGACCCCCAGGCCGTCGACCAGGCAGGGCACCTCGACGGTTCCCGTGGAGGGGAGGTTGTCGATGAGTCCGCGGTTCTGGACGTTGCCGTAGACGGTACGCGGCGTGTTGGTGGTGATGCTGTGGATGATCTGCGGCGCGTACTCCATCGTCGCCTCGACCTCCAGCTCGGTGTCTTCCGCGAGGGCGGCGCGGGTCTTCTCGTACTCGGCCGTGTTCTCCTCGATGATGTTGAGGTAGTCGCCGATGGGGAGCCGCAGCCGCTCCACCTCGCTCGCGTGACCGAGGTACCAGGGGACGTACTCGGAGGAGTGCTCGCTGGTCTCCGTCGGGTAGTGACCGAGCCGGCGGTACATGTCGACACGGACCCTGCGCCGCAGCTCCGCGTCGTCCGCGATGAGGGCGTCGAGGCGCGGGTAGAGGTCGACACCCTCGTGCTCGAACCGCAGGACCCACGCCTGGTGGTTGACGCCCGCCGCGCGGTAGGTGACCTCCTCGTAGGGGACGCCGACCAGCTCCGACAGGTCACGCATCGTCCAGTACACCGAGTGGCACAGGCCGACGACCCGGGTCAGCCCGGTGGCCTGGGTGAGGTACTGGACGTTCATCGCCATGGGGTTGGTGTAGTTGAGCAGCCAGGCGTCGGGGCAGACCTCGGCGATGTCCTCACCGAGCGCCTTGAGCAGCGGGAAGGTGCGCAGGGCGCGGAAGATCCCGCCGATGCCCAGCGTGTCACCGATGGTCTGGCGGATGCCGAAGCCCGCAGGCACGTTGAAGTCGGTGCGGGTCGCCTCGTTCATGCCGACCTGCACGATGTTGATGACGAAGTCCGCGCCCTCCAGCGCCGCGCGCCGATCCGCGTGGGCGGTGATACGCGGTGCGGCGGCCGTCTTCCCCGCGATGGCACGGGCCGCGCCCTCCGCGGTCCTCAGACGTTCCGCGTCGATGTCGTGCAGGGCGATGTGGACTTCGCGCAGCTCGGGGAAGGCGAAGATGTCGGTGAGCAGCCCCTGGGTGAAGACGACGCTGCCCGCGCCGATGAATGCGATCTTCTTGCTGGTCATGACTGGTTCTTTCCGTTGCGGGTGAGAGCTGCGAGGGCTTCGTCCCAGGTGGCCTGGGCCGGGGTGCCGCCGTGGGCACGGGTGGACAGGGAGCCGCAGGCGGCGGCGACTTCGAGGGCCCGCTCCGTGCCGAGGCCGCGGAGGGTCGCGGCGATGAACCCGGCGTCGAAGCTGTCGCCCGCGCCCACCGTGTCCTTGGGGCGGGCGGGGGTGCCTCCGGTACGTACGACGGAGGCACCGTCGTGGGCGAGTGCTCCCGCTGCCCCGTTCTTGACCACGACCAGGGGACCGAGGCGGGCGAGCAGCGCCGCCGCCCCGTCGAGGTCGGTGGCCTCGTCCCCGGCCAGGGCAAGCGCCTCCTGGGCGTTGGGCAGCAGGAAGTCGGTACGGGCGAGCGCCTCGGTCAGGGCGCCCGTCCGCCACGTGCCCGAGGGGTCGTCGTTGGTGTCGAGGGAGGTGGTGGCCCCGTGGCGGCGGGCGGTGTCCCACAGCGTGGGCAGCGCCGTCGCGAGGGCGGGCAGCAGGAAGTACGACGCGACGTGCACGTGGCGGCTGGCCGCGACCAGCGCCTCAGGGACATCGGTCACGTCGGTCGTGGCGAGCGTCCCGGGGGAGGTGAGGATGGCGCGGTCGTCCGCGCGGGTCACGACGGTGGTCAGTGGCGTGGGCAGCTCGGGGTCGAGGCGCAGGGCGTCCGTGTCGACGCCCCTGGCCTCCAGCGCGCCACGGACGTAGCGCCCGGCGTCGTCGTCGCCGATCCGGCCGGCGAACGCCACCTTGAGGCCGAGTCTCGCCGCTCCGCAGGCCACGATCGCGGCGGAGCCGCCGAGCGTGAGGAGCCCCGTCGGGACGAGCTGTTCGCGCTGTCCGAAGGCGAGTGGTCCATCGAGGGGCCCGAGGACGATGTCGGGGTTGGCGTCCCCGACGACGAGGAGGTCGAAAGTGTGCGGCATACCGCTTCCGTGAGGACGTAGTGATGGTGAGATGCGGCCTTGCGGCGGCCGGGTGGGACCGGTCGGCCTCAGCCCTTGAGACCGGTGGAGGTGATGGACCTGATGAACGACTTCTGAGCGAAGAGGAAGGCGATCAGCACCGGCAGAACAGTGATCACGTTGCCCGCCATGACCGCGGACCACTGCGTGTGGTGCCGCCCCTGGAAGGTGGTGAGCCCGAGCTGGAGCGTGTAGTTGGTGTCGTGGTTGATGGCGATCAGCGGCCAGGTCAGGTCGTTCCACGTGGTGAGGAAGGTGAGAACGGCCACGGTGCTCAGCGCGGGCCGCGCCAGCGGCAGCACGATGAGGTACAGCACCCGCAGCCGTGAACAGCCGTCGATCCAGGCGGCCTCCTCCAGCTCCCTGGGCAGCGACAGGAAGAACTGGCGCAGCAGGAAGACGGCGAAGGGGGTCACGAGCGAGGGGACGATCAGCGCGCCGAGGGTGTCGATGAGCCCGAGCTGCTTCATCACGAGGAAGGTCGGGATCATCGTGAGCTGGAAGGGGATCGCCATGGTGGCGAGCATCAGGGCCAGCATCGCGCGGGAACCGGCGAACCGCATACGGGCGAACGCGTAGCCGCCGAGGGCGCCGAAGACCAGGTTGGAGGCGACGGCGACGACGGAGACGATCACCGAGTTGAGGAACCACCGGGGGAACATCGCGTTGCCCAGCACGTACCGGTAGCCGTCGAGGTGGATCC from Streptomyces tsukubensis encodes:
- a CDS encoding SIS domain-containing protein; this translates as MSYTSDEIASQPDCWRRAVRDLPQHAAALPSPGERVAVIGCGTSLFMAQAYAQLREAAGLGVTDAYPASEARTHRGYDRVVALTRSGTTTEVISALEQSPANTRTTTITGVADSPAAKLSDDVICLDYADERSVVQTRFPTTLLMLLRAHSGLSVDQALADVVTAVEAPLDAALLGAQQISFLGADWSTGVASEAALKVREAAAWWTESYSFMEYRHGPIAVAAPGRAVWSLAPIPAELAGRIRETGATLREPVLDPLAELVMIQRLAVELATAAGRNPDEPANLTRSVVLSPAG
- the melA gene encoding alpha-glucosidase/alpha-galactosidase, whose product is MTSKKIAFIGAGSVVFTQGLLTDIFAFPELREVHIALHDIDAERLRTAEGAARAIAGKTAAAPRITAHADRRAALEGADFVINIVQVGMNEATRTDFNVPAGFGIRQTIGDTLGIGGIFRALRTFPLLKALGEDIAEVCPDAWLLNYTNPMAMNVQYLTQATGLTRVVGLCHSVYWTMRDLSELVGVPYEEVTYRAAGVNHQAWVLRFEHEGVDLYPRLDALIADDAELRRRVRVDMYRRLGHYPTETSEHSSEYVPWYLGHASEVERLRLPIGDYLNIIEENTAEYEKTRAALAEDTELEVEATMEYAPQIIHSITTNTPRTVYGNVQNRGLIDNLPSTGTVEVPCLVDGLGVQPTRVGALPAQCAALNRNYLSMNDLVVRAAIEDDPRSIRQAAMVDPATAGALPVERIWELCDAMVLAHGELLQPSLRVTLGS
- a CDS encoding thioesterase II family protein, translated to MNSPLATGTRSYRRFHPAPGARSRLVCFPHAGGAAGTYTALSKELAPDTEVLGVQYPGRQDRAAEKGVGDIHELAAGVVEELVPLLDDRPLALFGHSMGALVAYETARLLEHEHGAPAAMLFASGRRAPSRRREGERKIHLKDDQGLVEELRALGGTDERLLAEPALLEVILPPVRADYRAVETYRHRPGPEPRCPFTVLVGDEDPRTTMEEVDDWRLHTDGACTVEVFPGGHFFVLDRTQEIAALVSARLRGLAPTA
- a CDS encoding carbohydrate ABC transporter permease, whose product is MTATHTPPETVHLPQAQRPPSEPPGRRRFKLPFSAWHLALAPLALLFALPLLWLALSSVMSNAEINRFPPALWPSGIHLDGYRYVLGNAMFPRWFLNSVIVSVVAVASNLVFGALGGYAFARMRFAGSRAMLALMLATMAIPFQLTMIPTFLVMKQLGLIDTLGALIVPSLVTPFAVFLLRQFFLSLPRELEEAAWIDGCSRLRVLYLIVLPLARPALSTVAVLTFLTTWNDLTWPLIAINHDTNYTLQLGLTTFQGRHHTQWSAVMAGNVITVLPVLIAFLFAQKSFIRSITSTGLKG
- a CDS encoding carbohydrate kinase family protein; amino-acid sequence: MPHTFDLLVVGDANPDIVLGPLDGPLAFGQREQLVPTGLLTLGGSAAIVACGAARLGLKVAFAGRIGDDDAGRYVRGALEARGVDTDALRLDPELPTPLTTVVTRADDRAILTSPGTLATTDVTDVPEALVAASRHVHVASYFLLPALATALPTLWDTARRHGATTSLDTNDDPSGTWRTGALTEALARTDFLLPNAQEALALAGDEATDLDGAAALLARLGPLVVVKNGAAGALAHDGASVVRTGGTPARPKDTVGAGDSFDAGFIAATLRGLGTERALEVAAACGSLSTRAHGGTPAQATWDEALAALTRNGKNQS